In Terriglobales bacterium, one genomic interval encodes:
- a CDS encoding ComEC/Rec2 family competence protein, with the protein MAAAAPAVTPSPTSKPTATAVPHPLFFAALAYAGGILWAKLALGVGRWTPPNWDVAAALLLAALGAFAIRMRVRPHVIWASAFLALTATGAAEFSLGPIHPVPLFPAELENQEVAIEGFVTRASLPVLERATDSGSAGAAPETYQQLDLEVDRLSREDEPAPHLAQPFGARVGVYSVDSETGPSEELPASGRIFLYGQRLRIRGRIRSPQVFGDPGVFDRRAYLQQQGIVAVLNTKGAEIEVLPGMGGARLGRWRAQARESLLTHILKLESDGTPKWPLFAISRTDAGLLAAMILGERSLLDQRVKRDFQRTGSYHLLVVSGMAVAILALAVFWICRLFHTPEIAATFVSVIFVALYVTITDLGAPVQRAALMCGVYMLARLFYRERDVLNAIGFAALAGLVIDPASLFDAGFQMTFLAVIAIAGIAVPILERTTAVYRKALDQPDSTTYDLHLLPNQTQFRLNLRMILIRIERLIPKWLARITLFGGIRVVLRLAEIFLISALMQAALALPMAVYFHRATTLALPANVAVVPMMTFLLPFAVVATLCSYAGAWLAIVPKVITALLLHFVSFAVFTFSHFRAADLRVPTPAIWASCLCLLAVAVCLLTARARYLLLFASLFVLAFSDLCVLYARKPDKIHAQLEVTAIDVGQGDSLLVVTPQGKTLLMDGGGTLGINMSGFDIGEEVVSPYLWSRGFSHLDTVALSHAHGDHIGGLPAVLANFHPDALWIAPGPQTPALEGLMAEASRFGIPVVQHSAGDRFNFGGVAFAVLAPFAEDTSTRARGNDDSMVVEITYDKASVLLEGDAEKKTERIITPEVGHINLLKVAHHGSATSSTPELLARTRPEFAIISVGKFNRYGHPRAEVLERLGSEGACTYRTDVTGATSFFLNREGVDQIRWGREQTTMMFPSRWIPRPQAEHCAALR; encoded by the coding sequence GTGGCGGCCGCGGCACCTGCTGTTACCCCATCTCCGACTTCGAAGCCTACTGCTACAGCCGTACCTCATCCGCTCTTCTTCGCTGCTCTCGCGTACGCCGGGGGAATTTTGTGGGCGAAGCTGGCTCTCGGTGTTGGCCGGTGGACGCCGCCGAATTGGGACGTCGCGGCCGCGCTATTGTTGGCTGCCCTTGGCGCATTTGCGATTCGGATGCGAGTACGTCCGCACGTTATCTGGGCGTCAGCATTTCTGGCGCTTACGGCTACAGGCGCGGCGGAATTTTCTCTTGGACCAATTCACCCCGTACCACTTTTTCCGGCGGAACTTGAGAACCAGGAGGTTGCGATTGAGGGCTTTGTTACACGGGCTTCGCTGCCGGTTCTCGAACGAGCGACGGATAGCGGTAGCGCTGGGGCAGCTCCCGAGACGTACCAACAACTTGACCTCGAGGTTGATCGACTGTCCCGCGAAGATGAACCCGCGCCACATCTGGCTCAGCCGTTCGGAGCACGAGTCGGGGTCTATAGCGTCGATTCGGAAACGGGACCTTCCGAAGAACTACCTGCATCGGGCAGGATCTTCCTGTACGGCCAACGGCTTCGGATTCGCGGACGCATTCGTTCTCCTCAGGTCTTCGGCGATCCCGGAGTCTTCGACCGCAGAGCATACCTGCAGCAACAAGGCATCGTGGCGGTCTTAAATACCAAAGGAGCTGAGATCGAAGTGCTTCCCGGAATGGGAGGCGCGCGCCTCGGTCGGTGGCGAGCGCAGGCTCGCGAGAGTCTGCTTACGCATATTCTTAAACTGGAATCCGACGGCACTCCCAAGTGGCCATTATTCGCAATCAGCCGCACAGACGCCGGATTACTCGCTGCCATGATCCTCGGCGAGCGTTCCTTGCTCGATCAGCGCGTCAAGCGCGACTTTCAGCGGACCGGTTCGTATCACTTGCTTGTCGTTTCGGGAATGGCAGTCGCGATTCTCGCCCTTGCTGTGTTCTGGATTTGCCGCCTCTTCCACACGCCTGAGATCGCGGCAACGTTCGTGAGCGTAATCTTCGTTGCCCTTTACGTCACCATCACGGATCTCGGCGCTCCGGTTCAACGTGCGGCGTTGATGTGCGGCGTCTACATGCTCGCCCGGCTTTTTTATCGTGAGCGGGACGTGCTGAATGCGATTGGCTTTGCCGCTCTGGCCGGCCTGGTGATCGATCCAGCTTCGCTCTTCGATGCAGGCTTTCAGATGACCTTTCTCGCCGTCATCGCCATTGCCGGGATCGCAGTTCCCATTCTGGAGCGTACAACTGCGGTTTACAGAAAAGCGCTCGATCAACCCGACTCAACGACTTATGACTTGCACTTGCTGCCCAATCAGACGCAATTTCGCCTCAATCTGCGAATGATTCTTATTCGTATCGAGCGGCTCATTCCAAAATGGCTCGCACGAATAACTCTGTTCGGAGGCATTCGCGTAGTTCTCCGACTTGCTGAAATCTTCCTCATCTCTGCCCTTATGCAGGCTGCGTTGGCCCTGCCGATGGCCGTGTACTTCCATCGTGCGACAACACTGGCTTTGCCGGCCAATGTGGCCGTAGTGCCGATGATGACCTTCCTACTCCCATTTGCAGTGGTCGCCACCTTATGCAGCTACGCTGGCGCATGGCTGGCGATCGTTCCCAAAGTGATCACAGCTTTGCTGCTTCATTTTGTGAGCTTCGCCGTGTTCACGTTCTCGCATTTCCGCGCAGCCGACCTCCGAGTGCCCACTCCAGCGATCTGGGCAAGCTGTCTTTGCCTGTTGGCTGTCGCCGTTTGCCTCCTGACAGCCCGAGCACGATACCTGCTGCTTTTTGCGTCACTCTTCGTCTTAGCCTTCAGCGACTTGTGTGTTCTATATGCCCGCAAGCCGGACAAGATTCACGCCCAGCTCGAGGTGACCGCAATCGATGTCGGACAAGGCGACTCGTTACTCGTCGTAACGCCGCAAGGTAAAACACTGTTGATGGACGGCGGCGGAACGCTCGGCATAAATATGTCTGGATTCGACATCGGCGAGGAGGTGGTCTCGCCCTATCTGTGGTCACGAGGCTTTTCGCATCTCGATACCGTTGCCTTATCTCACGCGCACGGAGATCACATCGGTGGATTGCCGGCCGTGCTCGCCAACTTCCATCCAGACGCCCTGTGGATTGCTCCGGGACCACAAACGCCGGCTCTCGAAGGCTTAATGGCGGAAGCGTCCCGATTCGGGATTCCCGTCGTACAACACAGCGCGGGAGATCGATTCAATTTCGGCGGCGTGGCATTTGCCGTGCTTGCTCCCTTCGCGGAGGACACATCGACAAGAGCGCGCGGCAACGACGATTCTATGGTCGTCGAGATCACCTACGACAAGGCCTCGGTTTTGTTAGAGGGTGATGCAGAAAAGAAAACCGAGCGCATCATCACTCCCGAGGTTGGACATATAAACCTGCTCAAAGTCGCTCATCACGGAAGCGCTACTTCTTCCACCCCGGAGCTTCTGGCGAGAACTCGGCCGGAGTTCGCAATTATTTCAGTTGGGAAATTCAACCGCTACGGACACCCGCGAGCGGAAGTGCTCGAGCGTCTTGGCTCCGAGGGCGCGTGCACGTACCGCACCGATGTGACCGGCGCGACAAGTTTCTTCCTGAATCGGGAAGGAGTGGATCAGATCCGATGGGGGCGCGAGCAGACGACTATGATGTTTCCATCTCGCTGGATTCCTCGTCCTCAGGCGGAGCATTGCGCTGCTCTTCGATGA